A single genomic interval of Devosia oryziradicis harbors:
- a CDS encoding electron transfer flavoprotein subunit beta/FixA family protein has translation MKVLVPVKRVVDFNVKIRVKADGSGVDLANVKMSMNPFDEIAVEEAIRLKEAGKVTEIIVVSIGPAQAQDTLRTALAMGADRGILINVDGVVEPLTVAKLLKGVVEAEAPRLVILGKQAIDDDANQTGQMLSALLGWSQATFASKVELGDDKAVVLREVDGGLQSIEVKLPTIVTADLRLNEPRFASLPNIMKAKKKPLEEKTAADYGVSVEPRLKLLRTEEPGTRKAGIKVASVAELVDKLRNEARVI, from the coding sequence ATGAAAGTTCTGGTGCCTGTAAAACGCGTGGTCGACTTCAACGTCAAAATCCGTGTTAAAGCCGACGGTTCAGGTGTCGACCTGGCCAACGTCAAGATGTCGATGAACCCCTTTGATGAGATCGCCGTCGAGGAGGCCATTAGGCTCAAGGAAGCCGGGAAGGTGACCGAGATCATAGTGGTGTCCATCGGGCCGGCACAGGCGCAGGACACCCTGCGCACCGCCCTGGCCATGGGCGCCGATCGCGGCATCCTGATCAACGTGGATGGCGTGGTCGAGCCGCTGACTGTCGCAAAACTTCTCAAGGGCGTGGTCGAGGCCGAAGCGCCGCGACTGGTGATCCTGGGCAAGCAGGCGATCGACGATGACGCCAACCAGACCGGGCAGATGCTTTCGGCATTGCTGGGCTGGTCGCAGGCCACGTTCGCCTCCAAGGTCGAGCTCGGCGACGACAAGGCGGTGGTGCTGCGCGAGGTCGACGGCGGCCTGCAGTCGATCGAGGTCAAGCTGCCGACCATCGTCACCGCCGACCTGCGGCTCAACGAGCCGCGCTTCGCCTCGCTACCCAACATCATGAAGGCCAAGAAGAAGCCGCTCGAGGAAAAGACTGCCGCCGACTACGGCGTGTCGGTCGAGCCGCGCCTCAAGTTACTCAGGACCGAAGAGCCGGGCACCCGCAAGGCCGGCATCAAGGTCGCCAGCGTCGCCGAACTGGTCGACAAGCTGCGCAACGAAGCCCGCGTCATCTGA
- the fdhA gene encoding formaldehyde dehydrogenase, glutathione-independent, with product MSKNRGVVYVGPGKVEVRDIEDAKLMAPDGRRIEHGVILKVISTNICGSDQHMVRGRTTAEPGLVLGHEITGRIIEKGRDVEMLDVGDIVSVPFNVACGRCACCKSQDTGVCLTVNPSRAGGAYGYVDMGGWIGGQARYVTVPYADFNLLKFPDRDRAMSKIRDLTMLSDILPTGFHGAVKAGVGVGSTVYVAGAGPVGLAAAASARILGAAVVMIGDFNKDRLAHASKMGFEAIDLSKSDRLGDMIAQVTGSDEVDSAIDAVGFEARGHSGGEQPAIVLNQMMEITRPAGSIGIPGLYVTEDPGAVDAAAKHGSLSLRFGLGWAKAQSFHTGQTPVLKYNRQLMQAILHDRLPIADIVNARIISLDDAAQGYETFDQGAAVKFVLDPHGELAA from the coding sequence ATGAGCAAGAATCGTGGCGTGGTCTATGTCGGACCCGGCAAGGTCGAGGTGCGCGACATCGAGGATGCCAAGCTGATGGCGCCAGACGGTCGTCGCATCGAACATGGCGTCATCCTCAAGGTGATCTCGACCAATATCTGCGGGTCCGACCAGCACATGGTGCGCGGTCGAACCACCGCCGAGCCCGGTCTCGTGCTGGGCCATGAAATCACCGGCCGGATCATCGAAAAGGGCCGCGACGTCGAGATGCTCGACGTCGGCGACATCGTGTCGGTGCCGTTCAACGTGGCCTGCGGCCGCTGCGCCTGCTGCAAGTCGCAGGACACCGGCGTCTGCCTCACCGTCAATCCATCGCGCGCCGGCGGCGCCTATGGCTATGTCGACATGGGCGGCTGGATCGGCGGCCAGGCCCGCTACGTGACCGTGCCCTATGCCGATTTCAACCTGCTGAAATTCCCCGACCGCGATCGCGCCATGAGCAAGATCCGCGATCTCACCATGCTGTCCGACATCCTGCCGACCGGCTTCCACGGCGCGGTCAAGGCCGGTGTCGGCGTCGGCTCGACGGTCTATGTTGCCGGTGCCGGCCCGGTGGGCTTGGCTGCGGCAGCCTCTGCCCGCATCCTGGGCGCTGCCGTCGTCATGATCGGCGATTTCAACAAGGACCGTCTCGCCCACGCGTCCAAGATGGGCTTCGAGGCGATCGACCTGTCCAAGAGCGATCGCCTCGGCGACATGATCGCCCAGGTCACAGGTTCGGATGAAGTCGATAGCGCCATCGACGCGGTCGGCTTCGAGGCACGCGGCCATTCCGGCGGCGAGCAGCCGGCCATCGTCCTCAACCAGATGATGGAAATCACCCGCCCTGCCGGATCGATCGGCATTCCTGGCCTTTACGTCACCGAAGATCCGGGCGCAGTGGACGCCGCCGCCAAGCATGGCAGCCTGTCGCTGCGCTTCGGCCTGGGCTGGGCCAAGGCACAATCCTTCCACACCGGCCAGACCCCGGTGCTGAAATACAACCGCCAGCTGATGCAGGCCATCCTGCATGATCGCCTGCCCATCGCCGATATCGTCAATGCGCGCATCATCTCGCTGGACGATGCTGCCCAGGGCTACGAGACGTTCGACCAGGGCGCAGCCGTCAAGTTCGTACTCGATCCGCACGGCGAACTGGCTGCCTAG
- a CDS encoding sarcosine oxidase subunit alpha, with protein sequence MGNFRIPGAGRVNHNKSVQFTFNGRTIMGLEGDTVASALLASGQHLVGRSFKYHRPRGILSAGSEEPNALLGIDHGPARVEPNTRATVIEVSQGLKTISQNHWPSLERDVGAINDVLYMLFSAGFYYKTFMWPKSFWNKVYEPIIRSTAGLGKSPVEPDPDTYSSRFFHCDVLVVGAGPAGLAAALAAGRTGAKVMLADEQAELGGSLLSETDAGIDGKTGWEWLKASVDELAGMANVTLLPRTTAIGYYHQNFVGLCQRITDHLASAPQGTPRERMWKVRAKQVVLAQGSIEKPLVFDGNDRPGVMLASAARTYLNRYGVKVGNNPVVVTSHDSAWLAAFDLARAGVKVGAIIDIRSDVPTELKATATALGIEVLAGWTVTGTKGRLRVSSVRAKPINGSSGQAREFACDALLMSGGWNPSLHLFSHTQGKLEWREDGQVFLPSKHVEQSRCAGAGNGDFGLATALAEGTAAGLAAAADAGFTGTAPTYAVTGEFALTGTSSRELPTDKNTSTAKAFVDFQNDVTAKDIRLAVREGFRSIEHVKRYTTNGMATDQGKTSNINGLIIAADAVQKPAPQVGLTTFRPPYTPTTFGAFAGYNRGRLFDVTRKTSIDSWAEEQGAVFEPVALWRRAWYFPKPGEDMHAAVARECKATRDSLGIFDASTLGKIEIVGPDAAEFLNRMYTNPWSKLQPGRTRYGVLLGEDGFIRDDGVIGRLTTDRFHVTTTTGGAARVLNMMEDYLQTEFPELKVWLTSTTEQWSVIAVNGPNARNLLAPLIEGIDLSEEAFPHMSIAEGKIAGVPTRLFRMSFTGERGYEVNVPSRYGRAIWERLIAEGQKYGITPYGTETMHVLRAEKGYIIVGQDTDGTLTPDDAGLGWAIGKAKPDFVGKRSLSRPDMLKADRKQLVGLLTENPKTLLEEGAQIVLDPNQPVPMKMVGHVTSSYWSVALNRSIALAVIEGGNSRMGETVHIPMPSGTLRAQITGTVFFDPENKRLSA encoded by the coding sequence ATGGGCAACTTCCGCATCCCCGGCGCTGGCCGCGTCAATCACAACAAGTCGGTGCAGTTCACCTTCAACGGCAGAACCATTATGGGTCTCGAGGGCGACACCGTCGCTTCAGCCCTGCTGGCCAGCGGCCAGCACCTGGTCGGTCGCTCGTTCAAGTATCACCGCCCGCGCGGCATCCTGTCGGCCGGCTCGGAAGAGCCTAACGCGCTGCTCGGCATCGACCACGGCCCTGCCCGCGTCGAGCCGAACACCCGCGCCACGGTCATCGAGGTTTCCCAGGGCCTCAAGACCATCAGCCAGAACCACTGGCCATCGCTGGAGCGCGACGTCGGCGCCATCAACGACGTGCTCTACATGCTGTTCTCGGCCGGCTTCTACTACAAGACCTTCATGTGGCCGAAGAGCTTCTGGAACAAGGTCTACGAGCCGATCATCCGCAGCACCGCGGGCCTGGGCAAGTCGCCCGTCGAACCCGATCCGGACACCTATTCCAGCCGCTTCTTCCATTGCGACGTTCTGGTTGTGGGCGCCGGCCCAGCCGGTCTTGCCGCTGCCCTCGCCGCCGGTCGCACTGGCGCCAAGGTCATGCTGGCCGACGAGCAGGCTGAACTCGGCGGCTCGCTATTGTCGGAAACCGATGCCGGCATCGACGGCAAGACCGGCTGGGAATGGCTCAAGGCCAGCGTCGACGAACTGGCCGGCATGGCCAATGTCACCCTCCTGCCCCGCACCACGGCGATTGGCTATTATCACCAGAACTTCGTCGGCCTCTGCCAGCGCATCACCGACCACCTCGCTTCGGCGCCGCAAGGCACGCCGCGCGAACGCATGTGGAAGGTCCGCGCCAAGCAGGTCGTGCTGGCCCAGGGTTCGATCGAAAAGCCGCTGGTGTTCGACGGCAATGATCGCCCCGGCGTCATGCTGGCCAGCGCCGCCCGCACCTATCTCAACCGCTACGGCGTCAAGGTCGGCAACAATCCCGTCGTCGTGACCTCGCATGACAGCGCCTGGCTGGCGGCCTTCGACCTGGCCCGAGCCGGGGTCAAGGTCGGCGCCATCATCGACATCCGCAGCGACGTGCCGACCGAGCTCAAGGCCACGGCAACCGCCTTGGGCATCGAGGTGCTGGCCGGCTGGACCGTGACCGGCACCAAGGGCCGCCTGCGCGTCTCCTCGGTTCGCGCCAAGCCAATCAATGGCAGCTCGGGCCAGGCACGTGAATTTGCCTGCGACGCCCTGCTGATGAGCGGCGGCTGGAACCCCAGCCTGCACCTGTTCTCCCACACCCAGGGCAAGCTCGAATGGCGCGAGGATGGCCAGGTCTTCCTGCCGTCCAAGCATGTCGAGCAGAGCCGCTGCGCCGGTGCGGGCAATGGTGACTTCGGCCTCGCCACCGCGCTCGCCGAAGGTACGGCCGCTGGCCTCGCCGCAGCAGCCGATGCCGGCTTCACCGGCACTGCTCCGACCTATGCCGTCACCGGCGAGTTCGCTCTCACCGGCACGTCGAGCCGCGAGCTGCCGACCGACAAGAACACCTCCACCGCCAAGGCCTTCGTCGATTTCCAGAACGACGTCACCGCCAAGGATATCCGCCTTGCCGTGCGCGAAGGCTTCCGCTCCATCGAGCACGTCAAGCGCTACACCACCAACGGCATGGCGACCGACCAGGGCAAGACGTCCAACATCAACGGCCTGATCATCGCGGCCGACGCCGTGCAGAAGCCGGCGCCCCAGGTTGGCCTGACAACGTTCCGCCCGCCCTACACGCCAACCACCTTCGGCGCCTTTGCCGGCTACAACCGCGGCCGCCTGTTCGACGTGACGCGCAAGACCTCCATCGACAGCTGGGCCGAGGAACAGGGCGCGGTGTTCGAGCCGGTCGCGCTGTGGCGCCGTGCCTGGTATTTCCCCAAGCCGGGCGAGGACATGCATGCCGCGGTGGCCCGCGAATGCAAGGCGACGCGTGACTCGCTGGGCATTTTCGACGCTTCGACGCTGGGCAAGATCGAGATTGTAGGCCCCGACGCCGCCGAATTCCTCAATCGCATGTACACCAACCCCTGGAGCAAGCTGCAGCCCGGCCGCACCCGCTATGGCGTGCTGCTCGGCGAGGACGGCTTCATACGTGACGACGGTGTCATCGGCCGCCTGACAACGGACCGCTTCCACGTCACTACCACCACCGGCGGCGCTGCCCGCGTGCTCAACATGATGGAGGACTACCTCCAGACCGAGTTCCCCGAACTCAAGGTCTGGCTGACCTCTACCACCGAGCAGTGGTCGGTCATCGCCGTCAACGGCCCCAATGCCCGAAACCTCCTGGCGCCGCTGATCGAAGGCATCGACCTCTCGGAAGAAGCCTTCCCCCATATGTCGATCGCCGAAGGCAAGATCGCGGGCGTACCAACCCGCCTGTTCCGCATGAGCTTTACCGGTGAGCGCGGCTACGAGGTCAATGTCCCCTCCCGCTACGGCCGTGCCATCTGGGAAAGGCTGATCGCCGAGGGCCAGAAATACGGCATTACACCTTACGGCACCGAGACCATGCACGTGCTGCGCGCCGAAAAGGGCTACATCATCGTCGGCCAGGATACCGACGGCACGCTGACGCCTGACGATGCCGGCCTCGGCTGGGCCATCGGCAAGGCCAAGCCCGACTTCGTCGGCAAGCGCTCGCTGAGCCGCCCCGACATGCTCAAGGCAGATCGCAAGCAACTTGTCGGCTTGCTGACAGAAAACCCCAAGACGTTGCTGGAAGAAGGCGCGCAGATCGTGCTCGATCCGAACCAGCCGGTCCCCATGAAAATGGTCGGCCACGTCACTTCGTCGTACTGGAGCGTGGCGCTGAACCGGTCGATCGCCTTGGCAGTGATCGAAGGCGGCAACAGCCGCATGGGCGAGACCGTCCACATCCCTATGCCATCAGGAACCCTGCGCGCCCAGATCACGGGCACGGTGTTCTTCGACCCCGAAAACAAGCGTTTGAGCGCGTAA
- a CDS encoding sarcosine oxidase subunit delta: MLLIHCPYCDAERPEVEFTYGGQAHIARPQDPSTFTDEQWRDHLFIRTNPRGIHAERWRHIHGCGRFFNAVRDTVTDKFVFTYKAGQPRPDLTGNEGAR; encoded by the coding sequence ATGCTGCTCATCCACTGCCCCTATTGCGACGCCGAGCGCCCCGAGGTCGAATTCACCTATGGCGGCCAGGCTCATATCGCCCGCCCGCAGGACCCCTCGACCTTCACCGACGAGCAATGGCGTGACCACCTGTTCATCCGCACCAACCCACGCGGCATCCATGCCGAACGCTGGCGCCACATTCACGGCTGCGGCCGCTTCTTCAATGCGGTCCGCGACACCGTCACCGACAAGTTCGTCTTCACCTACAAGGCGGGCCAGCCACGCCCCGACCTGACCGGCAACGAGGGGGCTCGCTGA
- a CDS encoding GlxA family transcriptional regulator, producing MDAKVRGNRTSAAASRVYRPRAEGPRLSVGFILAKRFTLCAFANFVDVLRLAADEGDRSRPIMCGWTVLSDTMSAVPSSSGITVHPNERLGDPTKFDYIVVIGGVMDDMSGLGPEYTAYLEKAAAAGVPLVGVCTGGFLLHKAGLMDGYRCCVSWFHHADFLEQFDGLDPVSDQIFIDDGDRLTCSGGASSAHLAAYLVEKHVGRAQASKSLHIMIIDDAMRPEKPQPGVSMDISTRDPMVMRALLLMQQNIDNPLSVSELARRMGHSKRQLERHFRTALGASPQAAFLQIRLTFAHHLIETTDKSVAAIAVECGFCDSSHLSRMFRQRFNHTPHELRKRAPVADRVVEAA from the coding sequence ATGGACGCCAAGGTACGGGGCAACCGGACGAGCGCGGCGGCATCGCGGGTCTATAGACCGCGCGCCGAGGGACCCAGGCTTTCGGTGGGTTTCATCCTCGCCAAGCGCTTCACTCTTTGCGCTTTTGCCAACTTCGTCGACGTGCTTCGCCTGGCCGCGGACGAAGGTGACCGCAGCCGCCCGATCATGTGCGGCTGGACCGTGCTGTCCGACACCATGAGCGCTGTCCCATCCAGCAGCGGCATCACCGTCCACCCCAATGAGCGCCTCGGCGATCCTACCAAATTCGACTACATCGTCGTCATCGGTGGCGTGATGGACGATATGTCCGGCCTGGGCCCGGAATATACCGCCTATCTGGAAAAGGCCGCGGCGGCCGGCGTTCCGTTGGTCGGCGTCTGCACTGGCGGCTTCCTGCTGCACAAGGCCGGCCTGATGGATGGCTACCGCTGCTGCGTCAGCTGGTTCCACCATGCCGATTTCCTCGAGCAGTTCGACGGACTGGACCCGGTTTCGGACCAGATCTTCATCGACGACGGCGACCGGCTGACCTGCTCGGGCGGCGCAAGCTCCGCGCATCTGGCCGCGTATCTCGTGGAAAAGCATGTGGGTCGCGCCCAGGCCAGCAAGAGCCTCCATATCATGATCATCGACGACGCCATGCGGCCGGAAAAGCCGCAGCCGGGCGTATCGATGGACATTTCCACCCGCGATCCGATGGTGATGCGCGCCCTGCTGCTGATGCAGCAGAACATCGACAATCCGCTATCGGTTTCGGAACTGGCGCGCCGCATGGGCCATAGCAAGCGCCAACTGGAGCGGCACTTCCGCACCGCCCTGGGCGCGTCCCCCCAGGCGGCATTCCTCCAGATCCGTCTCACCTTCGCCCATCATCTGATTGAAACCACGGACAAATCCGTCGCGGCAATCGCGGTTGAATGCGGCTTTTGTGACTCGTCGCATCTGAGCCGCATGTTCCGGCAGCGCTTCAATCATACGCCGCACGAATTGCGCAAACGCGCGCCGGTTGCCGATCGCGTGGTGGAAGCCGCCTGA
- a CDS encoding sarcosine oxidase subunit beta family protein produces the protein MTRFSFPSLLGNALTGHKNWQPQWPDAQPKAEYDVVIVGAGGHGLGAAYYLAKEHGITNVAIIDKGWLGGGNTGRNTTIIRSNYLYDESAMLYEHSMKLWEGLTQELNYNVMFSQRGVMMLAHNVHDVQSFKRHVHSNRLNGIDNEWLTPEQAKEFCPPLDISTTARYPVMGAALQRRGGVARHDAVAWGYARGAAARGVDIIQNCPVTAIRRDASGKAIGVETARGFIKAKKVAVSAAGHTSVVMESAGVRLPLESFPLQALVSEPVKPIFPCVVMSNSVHAYISQSDKGELVIGSGTDQYVSYSQRGGLPLIEHTVAAICEIFPIFTRMRMLRKWGGIVDVTPDRSPILGKTPVPGLYVNCGWGTGGFKATPGSANVFAHTIARDEPHPINAPFTLERFTTGRLIDEAAAAAVAH, from the coding sequence ATGACCCGCTTTTCGTTCCCGTCACTGCTCGGCAATGCCCTGACGGGTCACAAGAACTGGCAGCCGCAATGGCCGGACGCGCAGCCCAAGGCTGAGTATGACGTCGTCATCGTCGGCGCTGGCGGCCACGGGCTTGGCGCGGCCTACTACCTCGCCAAGGAACACGGCATCACCAATGTCGCCATCATCGACAAGGGTTGGCTGGGCGGCGGCAATACCGGTCGCAACACCACCATCATCCGCTCCAACTACCTCTATGACGAAAGCGCGATGCTCTACGAGCATTCGATGAAGCTGTGGGAAGGGCTGACGCAGGAACTCAACTACAACGTCATGTTCTCGCAGCGCGGCGTGATGATGCTGGCGCATAATGTGCACGACGTGCAGAGCTTCAAGCGCCACGTGCATTCCAACCGTCTCAATGGCATCGACAACGAGTGGCTGACGCCCGAGCAGGCCAAGGAATTCTGCCCGCCGCTCGATATCTCGACCACCGCCCGCTATCCCGTCATGGGCGCCGCGCTGCAGCGCCGCGGCGGCGTGGCTCGCCATGACGCGGTCGCCTGGGGCTATGCGCGCGGCGCGGCGGCCCGGGGCGTCGACATCATCCAGAACTGCCCCGTCACGGCCATCCGGCGCGACGCTTCGGGCAAGGCGATCGGCGTCGAAACCGCCCGTGGCTTCATCAAGGCCAAGAAGGTCGCCGTCTCCGCCGCTGGTCATACTTCGGTGGTGATGGAGTCGGCGGGCGTGCGGCTGCCGCTCGAGAGCTTTCCGCTGCAGGCGCTGGTATCCGAGCCGGTCAAGCCGATCTTCCCCTGCGTGGTCATGTCCAACTCGGTGCATGCCTACATTTCGCAGTCGGACAAGGGCGAGCTGGTCATCGGCTCGGGCACCGACCAATACGTGTCCTACAGCCAGCGCGGCGGCCTGCCGCTCATCGAGCACACGGTTGCCGCCATCTGCGAAATCTTCCCGATCTTCACCCGCATGCGCATGCTGCGCAAATGGGGCGGCATCGTCGACGTGACCCCGGATCGCTCGCCGATCCTCGGCAAGACCCCGGTTCCCGGACTCTACGTCAACTGCGGTTGGGGCACCGGTGGCTTCAAGGCCACGCCCGGCTCGGCCAACGTTTTCGCCCACACGATCGCGCGCGACGAGCCGCATCCGATCAACGCACCATTCACGCTGGAGCGGTTCACCACCGGCCGGCTCATCGACGAAGCTGCCGCCGCAGCCGTCGCGCACTGA
- a CDS encoding L-serine ammonia-lyase, producing the protein MFLSVFDVFKIGIGPSSSHTMGPMTAAVSFLQLLQHAPLRQQATGVRVSLHGSLAFTGKGHATDRAVALGLLGWLPAKLDIDKAEQQLLDLQVSHRLEHAGLPPLVFDPASDIVFDYGPPLPGHANGLIFTAYDAAGETLLSETYYSIGGGFVVTAAEREQPKASATNGDISWPYPFKNAVSMLAMAQDSGRSIASMKRENEAQLRTHADVEADVANIWSVMNGCIERGLSLDGELPGGLKVKRRARRIHQQLQAEKLTNSGQPHAASDWLSVYAMAVNEENAAGGQVVTSPTNGAAGVVPSVLRYYLDHCHGADPAKVSDFLLTAAAIGGLIKHNASISGAEAGCQGEVGSAAAMAAAGLCAVLGGTPEQVENAAEIALEHHLGMTCDPVAGLVQVPCIERNGIGATKAVAAASLALRGDGSHFMPLDNCIEAMRQTGEEMNTKFKETSLGGLAVNLPEC; encoded by the coding sequence GTGTTCCTAAGCGTTTTTGACGTCTTCAAAATCGGTATCGGACCATCCTCATCGCATACGATGGGGCCCATGACGGCTGCCGTCAGCTTCCTTCAGCTGCTCCAGCATGCCCCTTTGCGCCAACAGGCGACCGGCGTCCGCGTCAGCCTCCATGGCTCCCTTGCCTTCACCGGAAAGGGCCATGCCACCGATCGCGCCGTGGCCTTGGGTTTGCTGGGCTGGCTTCCCGCCAAGCTCGACATCGACAAGGCCGAGCAGCAATTGCTCGACCTCCAGGTCAGCCATCGGCTCGAACACGCCGGCCTGCCGCCCCTCGTCTTCGACCCGGCCAGCGACATCGTTTTCGACTATGGCCCGCCTTTGCCCGGCCACGCCAACGGCCTCATCTTCACCGCTTATGATGCCGCGGGCGAAACGCTGCTGAGCGAGACCTACTATTCCATCGGCGGTGGCTTCGTGGTGACGGCGGCCGAGCGCGAACAGCCCAAAGCCAGCGCAACCAATGGCGACATCAGCTGGCCCTATCCGTTCAAGAATGCCGTCAGCATGCTCGCGATGGCCCAGGACAGCGGCCGCTCCATCGCCAGCATGAAGCGCGAGAACGAAGCCCAGTTGCGCACCCATGCCGATGTGGAAGCCGACGTCGCCAATATCTGGTCGGTCATGAATGGCTGCATCGAGCGCGGGCTGTCGCTCGATGGCGAACTGCCTGGGGGCCTCAAGGTCAAGCGCCGCGCGCGCCGCATTCATCAGCAATTGCAGGCCGAAAAGCTCACCAATTCGGGCCAGCCGCATGCCGCATCGGACTGGCTCAGCGTCTATGCCATGGCCGTCAACGAGGAAAACGCGGCCGGCGGACAGGTCGTCACCTCGCCCACCAATGGGGCGGCCGGCGTGGTGCCTTCGGTGCTGCGCTACTATCTCGACCATTGCCATGGCGCCGATCCGGCCAAGGTCTCCGACTTCCTGCTGACCGCCGCCGCTATCGGCGGCCTCATCAAGCACAACGCTTCCATTTCCGGCGCTGAAGCCGGCTGCCAAGGCGAAGTGGGTTCGGCTGCCGCAATGGCCGCGGCCGGCCTCTGCGCCGTGCTGGGCGGGACGCCCGAGCAGGTGGAGAACGCCGCCGAGATCGCCCTCGAACATCACCTGGGCATGACCTGCGACCCGGTCGCCGGCCTGGTCCAGGTCCCCTGCATCGAGCGCAATGGCATCGGCGCCACCAAGGCCGTAGCCGCCGCGTCACTGGCGCTTCGGGGCGACGGATCACATTTCATGCCGCTCGACAACTGCATCGAGGCAATGCGCCAGACCGGCGAAGAGATGAACACCAAATTCAAGGAAACCAGTCTGGGAGGACTGGCGGTCAACCTGCCCGAATGCTGA
- a CDS encoding sarcosine oxidase subunit gamma: MQEHHPLVGRQLAAANAPVTIRPVENCARFNLRIDPANLAAASAVWGTALPATIGGLVWSGERLAACIGPDEWFLIAPLADRDAIETAFAELYATTIHSLVDVGHREVGIAVEGPAAADALQSSIAFEVGAMVVGEARRTIIDRVQIILLREAETRFRVEVWHSFSDHVWHLLAGICREYELGV; the protein is encoded by the coding sequence ATGCAGGAACATCATCCTCTGGTTGGCCGCCAGCTGGCCGCCGCGAATGCTCCAGTCACCATCCGCCCGGTGGAGAACTGCGCCCGCTTCAACCTGCGTATCGATCCGGCCAACCTGGCTGCCGCGTCGGCCGTGTGGGGCACCGCCCTGCCCGCGACGATCGGCGGACTGGTGTGGTCCGGCGAGCGCCTCGCCGCCTGCATTGGTCCCGACGAATGGTTCCTGATCGCCCCGCTGGCTGATCGTGACGCCATCGAAACGGCATTCGCCGAGCTCTATGCCACGACGATCCATAGCCTCGTCGATGTCGGACATCGCGAAGTCGGCATCGCCGTGGAGGGCCCCGCCGCGGCCGACGCGCTGCAATCGAGCATCGCCTTCGAAGTCGGCGCCATGGTTGTGGGCGAAGCCCGCCGCACCATTATCGACCGGGTCCAGATCATCCTGTTGCGCGAAGCCGAAACCCGCTTCCGCGTCGAGGTCTGGCACTCGTTCTCCGACCACGTCTGGCACCTGCTTGCCGGCATCTGTCGCGAATACGAATTGGGCGTCTGA
- the glyA gene encoding serine hydroxymethyltransferase, whose product MLHTKTPGGLTDLAVAASIDRELGRQQNQIELIASENIVSRNVLLAQGSVLTNKYAEGYPGKRYYGGCEFVDEVETIAIERAKELFGAAYANVQPHSGAQANQAVYFALLQPGDRIMGMSLAHGGHLTHGSPVTMSGKWFEVSSYQVREDNQLIDYDQVRAVALETQPKLIVAGASAYPRAIDFAFFRKVADEVGAYLMVDMAHYAGLVAAGVYPDPMPHAHVVTTTTHKTLRGPRGGMILTNGEALAKKFNSAVFPGNQGGPLMHVIAAKAVAFGEALDPSFKIYAQDVVANARALAETLIAGGLNIVSGGTDSHMVLVDLRPKGVKGRDAEHALERAGLTCNKNAIPFDPEKPAVTSGVRLGTSAGTTRGFGQEEFKRVGELILQVVDALALAGPEGDAAVEKAVLAEVQDICVRFPIYQ is encoded by the coding sequence ATGCTTCACACCAAGACGCCGGGCGGCCTGACCGACCTTGCCGTTGCCGCTTCGATCGACCGCGAGCTGGGCCGCCAGCAGAACCAGATCGAGCTCATCGCTTCGGAAAACATCGTGTCCCGTAATGTGCTGCTGGCACAGGGTTCGGTGCTGACCAACAAGTATGCCGAGGGTTATCCCGGCAAGCGCTACTATGGCGGCTGCGAGTTCGTCGACGAGGTCGAAACTATCGCCATCGAACGGGCCAAGGAGCTGTTCGGGGCGGCCTATGCCAATGTCCAGCCCCATTCGGGCGCTCAGGCTAACCAGGCCGTCTACTTCGCCCTGCTCCAGCCGGGCGACCGGATCATGGGCATGTCGCTGGCCCATGGCGGCCACCTGACCCATGGCTCGCCTGTCACCATGTCGGGCAAGTGGTTCGAGGTGTCGAGCTACCAGGTGCGCGAAGACAACCAGCTGATCGACTACGATCAGGTCCGTGCGGTGGCGCTCGAAACACAGCCTAAGCTGATCGTCGCCGGAGCTTCGGCCTATCCGCGCGCCATCGACTTCGCCTTCTTCCGCAAGGTGGCGGACGAAGTGGGTGCCTATCTCATGGTCGACATGGCCCACTATGCGGGCCTCGTCGCTGCAGGCGTCTATCCCGACCCGATGCCGCATGCTCATGTCGTCACGACCACGACGCACAAGACCCTGCGCGGTCCGCGTGGCGGCATGATCCTCACCAATGGCGAGGCCCTGGCCAAGAAGTTCAACTCGGCCGTGTTCCCGGGCAACCAGGGTGGCCCGCTGATGCATGTCATCGCCGCCAAGGCGGTGGCGTTCGGCGAAGCGCTCGACCCAAGCTTCAAAATCTACGCCCAGGACGTCGTCGCCAATGCGCGGGCTCTCGCCGAGACGCTGATCGCTGGCGGGCTCAATATCGTCTCTGGCGGCACTGACAGCCACATGGTTCTCGTCGACCTCCGCCCCAAGGGCGTCAAGGGCCGCGATGCCGAACATGCGCTCGAACGCGCCGGGCTGACCTGCAACAAGAACGCCATTCCGTTCGATCCGGAAAAGCCGGCGGTCACCTCGGGTGTGCGCCTGGGCACCTCGGCCGGCACGACGCGCGGCTTCGGCCAGGAGGAATTCAAGCGCGTGGGCGAACTGATCCTCCAGGTCGTCGATGCACTGGCCTTAGCCGGCCCCGAAGGTGACGCTGCGGTTGAAAAGGCTGTCCTGGCCGAAGTCCAGGACATCTGCGTCCGCTTTCCCATCTACCAGTAA